The window AGACCGGCCGCCATTTCTTCAACGACTGATCGCCCCGCCGTTTCCCCCTTCCCCCTTCCCATCCCCTTTCTGCCCGCCTGACGAGACATGCGTAAACTCTCCTACCGCCACGCCCTCCGCGAAGCCTTTGATGAAGAACTCGCCCGCGACCCCATGGTCGTGCTCATGGGTGAAGAGGTCGCGCAGTACAACGGTGCCTACAAGGTGACCGAAGGTCTGTGGAAAAAGTGGGGCGACAAGCGCGTGATCGACACCCCCATCAGCGAAGCCGGCTTCATCGGCATGGGCGTGGGTGCTTCCATGCTCGGCGTGCGCCCGGTGATGGAACTCATGTTCTGGAGCTTCTACACCGTAGCGTGGGACCAGATCATCAACAACGCCGGCATGGTGCGTTACATGAGCGGTGGCCAGATCAACTGCCCCATCGTCGTCCGCGGCCCGGCCAATGGCGGCACGAACGTGGGTGCCACCCACTCCCACACCCCGGAAAACATCATGGCCCAGTTCCCGGGCATGAAGTGCGTGTGCCCCTCCAACGCGTATGACGCGAAGGGCCTGATGAAAGCCGCCATCCGCGACAACGACCCGGTGATGTTCATGGAGAGCACCAAGCTCTACGGCGAAGAATGGGAAGTGCCGGAAAACTCCGAGCTGCCCGAGGGCGAACTCTTCATCCCGCTCGGCGTGGCCGATGTGAAGCGCGAAGGCACGGACGTCTCCCTCATTGCCCATGGCCGCGCGGTGCTCACCTGCTTGAAGGCAGCCAAGATTCTTGAAGAAGAACACGGCATTTCCGCGGAGGTCGTTGACCTGCGTACCATCCGTCCGCTGGATGAAGACACGATCTTCGAATCCGTGCGCAAGACCCACCGCGCCGTGTGTGTGGATGAGAACAAGCCCTTCTGCGCGGTGAGCTCCCAGATTGCCGCCAGCATTGGTCTGCATTGCTTTGATGACCTCGACGCTCCCGTGCAGCGCGTGAGCTCACTGGATGCC is drawn from Roseimicrobium gellanilyticum and contains these coding sequences:
- a CDS encoding alpha-ketoacid dehydrogenase subunit beta codes for the protein MRKLSYRHALREAFDEELARDPMVVLMGEEVAQYNGAYKVTEGLWKKWGDKRVIDTPISEAGFIGMGVGASMLGVRPVMELMFWSFYTVAWDQIINNAGMVRYMSGGQINCPIVVRGPANGGTNVGATHSHTPENIMAQFPGMKCVCPSNAYDAKGLMKAAIRDNDPVMFMESTKLYGEEWEVPENSELPEGELFIPLGVADVKREGTDVSLIAHGRAVLTCLKAAKILEEEHGISAEVVDLRTIRPLDEDTIFESVRKTHRAVCVDENKPFCAVSSQIAASIGLHCFDDLDAPVQRVSSLDAPAFYSPKLEELQLPYPDVIVAKVLGIC